In the Orcinus orca chromosome 19, mOrcOrc1.1, whole genome shotgun sequence genome, ACAGTCTCCATTCtactgatgagaaaaccaaggcttaaAGAGGTCAAGGAATCGACCTCTGGTTACAAATCCAGGATGTGAACCCAAGTCCCTGGGTCCAGAGCTGATACTCTTAAGCACCCAGTCACCCTTGCTGTCCATACCTGTCTGGGAATACCTCTTGCCAGAAGGCTAGGATCCACTGTCCTGGGAATGTTTCACATGACAAAGCCAAGAGAACAGGGCAGGCCTGTCCTCTACAAGGTGTGGTGGAGAAGACAAACCcttacaagaaacaaaaaagtctGCCTGCTTCCAGAACAAAGCCGTCTCTCTCCCCTCGTGATCTCCTTGAACCTGATGAATGAAAAGCACTTTCAAGATATACCTGGGGCGCGGTGCACCTCAACTCAATCAGGGCGCTGCCAATCTGCAGATTTATCAACATGCTGGAAGGGAAAATATACGAACTGCATGCcctgaagggaagggagaaactGAAGCTTCATCTCATGATGCTGGAAAAACCAAAAGAAGCCTGTTGCCTAAGCAGGACTCTCATAATCCCAGAACCACCAGCACAGAACTCCCCTCCACCATGGTTCAGAACCCAGAGCCAGCATCTTCCTTCCATGTGAAAAGCTCATTACAAGGCAAGGTCAGCAATTCCAGGACACGGATTCCATCCTGCGAGGGTACCATGGGGTCTCCCCTACCTCCTCACTCTCCTTGGGCCACCCATTCATGCCCTCCTCTTCCCACTCACCACCACATGTAAGGGTTTTCACTTCACTCCGTAACCAGCCTTCATCACAACCTAGGCTCTGTGCTCAGAACTGGAAAGAGAGGCTTCGGAATTCTCAGCTGAATACGGGTCTAAAGTGGTAGGACACCCTCAAGCTATTCAAAGAAAAACCACCAGAGGAAACAATTTCAAATCTGGCTTTACAAgcatgtgatttaaaaataactctGCCTTTGTCTGCTATAGATGACTTCCCTAAAGGGACTGCTGTCCTTAAAGCAATTGCTCAATTCTCAGGGCAAACTGATTCTTATTTTTCCAGTACGCAGCACATACCTCCAGGAAAGCACTCCCAGGTACCACCTCTGATAGCATCTGACATGCAAACATCGAAGTGGTCAGGATGATTTCCTGCCTGGGAAAGTCCAGGCTGGCCCGGGAAAGTCCAGGAAGCTGCATCTCGGGTGACTGAGAAGCCCGTGCAGGTGGCTATAGCACCCAGGAACCACCACTCTTCCTTCATTAAGATGTCACCCCAGAAAGCTTAGCAATAACCCCATAGCCACAGGAGGTTTCAATGGATCCCTGGGTTATTTCTTCAAGGAAAATTGTATTCAGATATTTAATTCATTCTTTGATCAGATAGCTAGACAGAGGAATAAGGATGAGTATATAAAACAGGAAAGGGGTTGGAGGGCAGTCAGGGTAAATAATAAGAGAATTCACAAGAACGCTCACCTTGTCATTCCAAGACACACTTGGGGTAAACCTAGAAATGCATAATTTGTCACCTCacagcttcatttcctttcaacCACACAGGCAGCACTAATGGCACAATGTTACTGAGTGTAACTCAAAAGATGCATGCTGAGCAGAGAgcagaaaacaaatgtttaataaaattgcTTTGCAATTATCTCCTGATTAGTCTGATGTCTCAGTTTTATCAACTAAAAGTGTATAAGTATACTCTTATTAACATTATATTTCTTCTTGGCAACTTAAGGTCTCCTGACCTCCTCAAAAGTTTTGCCATAAAGCATTACAGGAGGTAAAAAGCATCCATGTGTGTGACAGGACCCTGAATTAAGCCCAGATTTTGTCATTCAAATCAAAAGTCGAGATCAGTAGTTCTCAACGGGGGTGATTTTGCcctcaggggacatttggtaGTAACTGGAGACATTTTTACTTGTCACAGATTGTGGGAGGGGGTAGTTTTACTGCCTTCTGGaggacagaggccagggatgcccttaaacatcctacaatgcacaggacagtccttACAACAAAGACTTACCTGAAACGTCAAACAGTGCCAAAGCTGAGAAATCTTGCTCTAGACTGAAATTCTACAATTCCCAGAATGTTCACAGCTACATCTGTGCTCTTCCCTTCTGAGGACTTATTTTCCTCAAGATTAACTTGGTATTTCTATTCTGGTCACCACTGTGATTACAGAGGATAATCAAGAACTTCCTCCTTTTTCAGGTTTGCTTGTGATATACCATCCAACACTCCCTAGAATTTTACTTTGCATTATCACCTTTATAATGATCAGCACTGTACGAAAAAGCAGTGTTATTTTACCTGCATTTGGTATTTTAAGAAGAGCTctaacttcttttccttttttgtcagGACTATCACTGAGTTTAAATGAATTGAAGAGTATTATTTTGAAGTGTGTTTCCATTATGGAAAAGGATGCTTAAATGAAGAGCTTATTTCTAGATGCCAGTGCCCCGTCTGATCCTAGTGCCTTTAACTCCATAACCTAACAAAATGATAGCCACTGAAACTCAGCAGTCCTTTGTTATGGATTGCAAACCTGATTCGGGCATCAGAAGTTTCTGAAAGTCATTAATACTGATTCTGTGAGCCCTGACAAGTGACTTTTAAGGAAGCTTCAAACTCCAAAACCCCAATTCTTGATTTTTCAGTAGAAACCTAAGGGTGGGGTCCCAATATCTGCATGCCTCTTGGGAAAAAACACAGCGTTTCTAACATGGCACATATCCTGTACGCgagagaaaactgagaaatacgTGTCAACTGAGTGTATGTGTTAGGCTTAGAATACCCCAAGCCAAAAACTATTGGTCAAAATCTCCTGACATTTCTCTCCAGAAAAAAGGGTTATATACTGTACCTAATTACTTTATGAAGGTATTTCAGAAGGCAGAAATTGGAATAAATGATGAAAGTTGACACAGAATAATGATTGTAACTGctctcattaaaaaataactagtGCTTGTCATTTGACCCTTTATACATACTGTCTCTAATTTTCACAATAGTCCAATCAAATAGAAATTATACCCTCCTAcacaaagggaaactgaggcccggaaaGACTGTATCACTTTGTAAGGTCACACGGCTACAAAGTGGTCAGTCTCATTCTGCAGGGAAGATGACTGAGGCATAACTGCACCTTCTCCCTGAGGCTCTGTCCCCTTCCTCCTGGTTGTTTTCTCACTCTGaatggttatttattttgttgtctgTTCCTGGGAAAACGGCCTGTGTGTCCTAAGTAACAGGGGCTCAGGGTCACATAAAGGAGTGTTTCCCTAAGCTTCCGTGGCCTTCTGAGGTGGTCAGAGGCTAAGACTTAAAGCCATGCCAGCCAGTAGCCTTGAAGTTATAATTCAAAGTGGGTTTTGgagaaggggcagcacagagagaTTTGATGGGAAAGCTTCAACACTAACATTTCAAGGCAGGGGcgttctcttcctcctctgcacCGTTTCGTTTCATTTTAATCTCGCTCTGTGTGTCACAGAAATTCTACACGAGTTGAGGACATAGACTTCAGGAATGATCTCTAGCACAAGTCTCCCATTGTCCTGCTTTCTGTCCTCCCCGCAGCTAAGGCCCTTGGCTCAGCGACCTTCCTGACAATTTATCTGGCTGCATCTTTGTTCCTGGTTACCTGCGCTCGCTCGTGAAGTGGCCtttcttcctgttcattttgtACGACAGGGTACTAAAGGCACGAAGACAGAGCTCCCTCAACTTGTGTTTATATCTGAGCATTTGGCGGTGGGTTTTGAAGTACTGGTCATTTCAGGTAACGTTTTTGTGTAATATTTCAACACCATTTAAAGCCAGCCTTGGGGCCTTGTGGGTTTTGATAAAAGTGGATTACGTGTGGTgaacagatgaaaatgaaaaaaaatatataagaacaaTTTGGTTTATaggaatggggaaaagagagagacgGGATCTGATGCTGAAGAAGGCTAAGCCACGCTTAATGTGAGAGCTGCTTTTAGATTTAGTTTCTCAATCGACGACAACACAAGATGAAATGGATGGAAAAGCTATCTGCCCCACACCCCTGactcacatttttttcctttgggccaGAGAACAATGCATATAGGTAAACCACAGCCTTATAGACAGTCTGTCTACCCAAACCATTCAGCAAGGTCCTATTATCTGTGTATTTGGGGaatgaggaaaagagacagaagatgAGATGGATGCCTAAATTACCCAAATCATTAACTGTAGGTTGGTATTTCTTAAACTGCAGTCCTTGGATCAGCTGCATAGAATCCCCCAGGGAGCCGGTTAAAAATGCATATCCCTGGGCCTCATCCAGACCTGAAAAATCAGACTTTCTGGGGGTAGGTTCCATAGAATCTGCCTTTAGCTGACTCTCCAGCTGATATGCTCATTGAAGTGGGACAACCACTACAATGAAATACAAGACTCCACTTTTCAAGTGTGCTAAAGCACCCCTGATCGTTAAGACGTTTATATCACCCgcaccctctccctccttctccctcctccccacctgaaGGGAGAACCTTCTGAGAGTTTACCTGGTCTGATGGGGCTCTGCATACAGTTGGGGGATGGGATGCCAGGGTGAATGGGTGCAGAGGTCCGACTGCTGAGGTCCATGACGGAGGGGGCAGCTGAGGAAGCCGGCTGTAGCCCGGGAGGGTGAGGGCTGTGGTCATGCTGAGACGGGCTGGGGGGAATGCCATTTTCCGACAAAAACTCCTCCAGGTCCATGTATTCCAACTGGAAAGTATCTCCATCATAGGGAAGAGTTTTGTCCCATAAGGTGGGTCCCAAGAATGCTGACTGGGGGACCGTCGGGCTATTACTCTCATCATCCagcttcttttccttgtctttatcTTTACTAAATGCTgcaaaaaggggggggggaattggagtttaaaaaagaaaatgaaaaagtcttGCTTTTTTAATCACTCCTCCTGGCTTCTGCTACAAGACTACTTCCCACAAATGCCGGGGTTCTTCTCTAGCTGCTGGTTCTTGTGGACCTAGAGTTAAAAGTTCAGGCAGGACATGGATCTCTGCCTGTTTTTCAACATCTTCCTATTTACTTTGGAAAGAAAGCACTAGTCCTCGGGACAGGGCTAGAGACTGATCTGGGATATAAACAAGACAGCACAGGATTCAGTGCATTATTGAGGAGACGATAATTTAAATCTACAGTGGTAAAATAACACCTGCAATTACATACAAGTGCTGTGATTTTTAAGAACACAGCCAATAACCAGGCATGATTTATCCTCCAGGAAACTGATTACAGTAACAATATGAGGTCATTCATATTTAGAAAGCCAGTGCATTCATAATTCTAATTTTGGTAAAGCAGGGACTCTCCACCCTTCTTTGATACcatgtactgagcacctactaacaTACCTGgttctttccatatatttttccCTCAAAAAAATCTCATAATAAACTTGCAAATAGCGACGATCCCCATTCACAATGAAGCAATGGAGGCTCTGAGACTTGATAGGAGCTTGACCAATGCCTCACATTGCAGAGAGGAAAGCTGAGAACTGCCTAGCCCACAATGTGCTTTGCTTCTAAAGCCACTGAGGTACGTCGTATTTTACaaaagaagttttttgttttggtttggttttaaatacaaagtgttttcttcctcctcttccccaaaCACTGAAGTATGATCCAACTCAAAAATTATACATGTATGCAACCTGTCAAAAGCACAAATATCAGGAAAGGTGGTTCCTCTGGATACCTGTGATGGAGGTGTGCAGCTGCCTTCTACCTAGAAGTATCACTCACCCCATTAGGTCTTTAACCAGCGCTCTGGATTTGAACAAGTCTAGTACTCAGGTGCGGGTGGCATCTGGGATTAAGCAATTTGGCTTCTGAGCTTCTTCCTCACAGAAACACAGTCTCCATCGCCATTCATTCTAATCCTCTACGGTCTCATCTCTCAAGAATCTGACTTTAAAACACCCACAGATGCAAAAGACTGCAGGCAGCACCTTCCTCCCAAGTGCTCCTCCTTAAAGGGGAGTTAAGAGGGAAACTATGTTCTGCAGACGGCGAACCAAACCCCTCAACTCTTATAATGCAACAGGTTGCTCTAGGAAAGAAGATGCGAGTAATCCCGGGCTACTTGTAGCCAAATGATCTTTCAAGACTTTACACTCTGAGCCGCACGGTTCACCGCACGGTTCATATCTGCTACCATGATATCGAAAGCATGAAACCCAAACAACAAATCCCTGGCGGCACCAGCTGGGTTCGGCGCCTCCTCGCACGACCCCTCCTGGCCCGCTCCAACCAAGGTTGCCTGGGGAAGGTTTGGGACTTACCAAGAAAAGGCTCAAGCCAGAGGAGGCTCCTGCGCGGTTACACGTGAGCCTGCTCcgctctcccctcccaccaggaaaagtGCGCTGGGAAGGTGGCAGCGCTGGGGGCGTGCGCGGCATCCCGCCCAGAGACCACTCCCCCAGCCAACCCCAGCCAACACCCCCCTTTCTGAAGCACCCAGCCCGGGAGAACAGGCGTCTCCGCTCTCACCTCGGGTGTTCCAAACACTAACAACTAACAGCAACGATAAGCACGATCCCAATACCCAGGCTCCGCAGTGAGACCCCCGACTCGAGCCCCCACCCGCGTGGAAGCCGGCCCTGTGGTTTCTCTTCCCAGCCCGCGCTACTCTGCCTGCGTGCAGGCGGTTTCACTCTGCGTGCGGGTGAGCCTCAATCTAGGGAACACTGACCTGTCAAGTTCTATCTCCCACCTGCGCCGCCCGAGCGGGACCCGGGAAGGCCCGGCCGGGTCCCCAACGCTATTTTAAACGTTGCTCAGCGAGGGGGTCCCCTCCCCTTTTTGAGGAGGAGGGATGGGGCGATAGGTGAGCTCCTCGATTTCATCAAAGCAAGGCCGGGGTGCCGGGGGCAGGGACGGAGGGGTATGGATGCTCCAGCGGGGGTGCCCGGCCCAGGAGGGGGCCCCGGAAGCGTTGTTCCTTCCCAGAGCGGGGCAGCCAGGAGGGCAGCGCTCACCGTCTTCGTGATGAAGGGGGAGCTTCAGCGGGTTCTCCAGCAAGGACCTGAGCACGCCGTAGGGAGGCGGGATAAAGGTGGGATTCAGTGGGAGCTGTCGGGACATTTTCTCCATCGCGAagcactcaattttttttttttcttaaaaaaaaaaaaaccaaccccaccctcccccaaaaaTGTTGCTGAGCGTTTTCCTCCGTCCTTTGCCAAAAGTTCTCGCTTTCAAGGCGGTGcagacagggaagaaaaaaaaattacttatgtCTTTATAAATACATCTgcgtaaaaatataaaaacaaaaaactttcggGTTCCCAATGCAGTCCCCAGAGAGCGCGCCAAGTGCCCGCGGGCTCCTCCACGACGTGCAGGATGCTCTCACTTGCTTCGAACCCCTCGTCTTGTTAAATGTTCAAAATTgcgaaaaaggaagaaaaaatatgcaGACAGCTGCAGAGGGCGGAAGGCACCGCACCGCCCGGCCGCGTCGCACTAGCTCAGAGGCCGCGGGccgtcccaccccacccc is a window encoding:
- the HLF gene encoding hepatic leukemia factor isoform X5, which encodes MEKMSRQLPLNPTFIPPPYGVLRSLLENPLKLPLHHEDAFSKDKDKEKKLDDESNSPTVPQSAFLGPTLWDKTLPYDGDTFQLEYMDLEEFLSENGIPPSPSQHDHSPHPPGLQPASSAAPSVMDLSSRTSAPIHPGIPSPNCMQSPIRPDAYATCCFVGQATRGKPPLTEKDAQNLGDPDAVSWDPDAVSCQSPGEAYAYSAEGRWQKPIPPASQLLPANRNTPSPIDPDTIQVPVGYEPDPADLALSSIPGQEMFDPRKRKFSEEELKPQPMIKKARKVFIPDDLKSTGGKCTRQI
- the HLF gene encoding hepatic leukemia factor isoform X6; the encoded protein is MEKMSRQLPLNPTFIPPPYGVLRSLLENPLKLPLHHEDAFSKDKDKEKKLDDESNSPTVPQSAFLGPTLWDKTLPYDGDTFQLEYMDLEEFLSENGIPPSPSQHDHSPHPPGLQPASSAAPSVMDLSSRTSAPIHPGIPSPNCMQSPIRPGQLLPANRNTPSPIDPDTIQVPVGYEPDPADLALSSIPGQEMFDPRKRKFSEEELKPQPMIKKARKVFIPDDLKQDDKYWARRRKNNMAAKRSRDARRLKENQIAIRASFLEKENSALRQEVADLRKELGKCKNILAKYEARHGPL
- the HLF gene encoding hepatic leukemia factor isoform X7 gives rise to the protein MEKMSRQLPLNPTFIPPPYGVLRSLLENPLKLPLHHEDAFSKDKDKEKKLDDESNSPTVPQSAFLGPTLWDKTLPYDGDTFQLEYMDLEEFLSENGIPPSPSQHDHSPHPPGLQPASSAAPSVMDLSSRTSAPIHPGIPSPNCMQSPIRPDAYATCCFVGQATRGKPPLTEKDAQNLGDPDAVSWDPDAVSCQSPGEAYAYSAEGRWQKPIPPASQLLPANRNTPSPIDPDTIQVPVGYEPDPADLALSSIPGQEMFDPRKRKFSEEELKPQPMIKKARKVFIPDDLKITFSDAES
- the HLF gene encoding hepatic leukemia factor isoform X8 gives rise to the protein MEKMSRQLPLNPTFIPPPYGVLRSLLENPLKLPLHHEDAFSKDKDKEKKLDDESNSPTVPQSAFLGPTLWDKTLPYDGDTFQLEYMDLEEFLSENGIPPSPSQHDHSPHPPGLQPASSAAPSVMDLSSRTSAPIHPGIPSPNCMQSPIRPGQLLPANRNTPSPIDPDTIQVPVGYEPDPADLALSSIPGQEMFDPRKRKFSEEELKPQPMIKKARKVFIPDDLKDDKYWARRRKNNMAAKRSRDARRLKENQIAIRASFLEKENSALRQEVADLRKELGKCKNILAKYEARHGPL